The stretch of DNA GGCGGCGATCAATTTTATGACCAAATTTCTGCGCTACATAAGTCTGTTCGCGGCTCCCATCCAGACGCAGCGTTATATTGGTTCTGCCGAATGCTTGATGGTGGCGCTGATCCACGCTACCTCGCCAGAAGAGTTATTCGAATGGCTTGGGAAGATATTGGTTTAGCAGATCCTAGAGCAATGCAACTAGCCAATGATGCAGCCCAAACTTTTGAACGCTTAGGCTCACCCGAGGGAGAATTAGCATTAGGGCAGGCAGTGGTTTACCTGGCTATTGCTGCAAAAAGTAATGCTAGTTATAAAGCTTTTAACGCAGCACGCGACTACGTAAGGAATGATCAAAGTAAGGCTGTACCCAATCACCTACGAAATGCACCCACTAAGCTGATGCAGGAATTGGGGCATGGCAAAGAGTATCGCTATGCCCATGATGAGCCGCAAGCCTATGCGGCGGGAGAGTCCTACCTGCCAGAGGGAATGCTAGAGCCTCGTTGGTACGAACCCGTTGATCGAGGCTTGGAAGCTCAAATTTCAGAGAAGATGGCACATTTACGTAAGTTAGATCTGGAGTCTCAAAAAAAATGATGCCTACTAAAGACGTAAATGAAATAATTAAAGCGGTCTTCTATTACGACATTATTTCTCCTTATACATACCTTTATATTCATCAGCGCCGTCGATTAGAAGAGCGACTAGCAATAGAGCCTATTCCTATTTTGCTGGGTGGCTTACTGAGAGCAACTGATAATAGGGGCCCCGGTGAAGTAGCCGCGAAACGTCCGCATACCTATCAACACTGTATTTGGCTCGCTGAGAAATTGGGTATACCACTCCAATTTCCTGAGCATCATCCATTTCAAACTGTTGCGGCACAAAGACTGTTGACCCAGCTAGGCGCAAACTGGTCAATGGTTGAAAAAGCGTTTGAGTATGTCTGGGTTTTGGGGAAAGATCCCAACCTTTCTTGGCCAGAGTTTTGCGAACATCTCGGAATCGATTTCGCTACCCCAAAACCAGATAGCCCCCAAATTAAAGCGCAGCTCATGGCGAATACAGAACAGGCAAGGTGCAATGGTGCATTTGGTGTCCCCGCACTAGTTTTCAATGGGCATTGTTTTTGGGGATTAGATACGATTGATTGGGCGCTAGAGTATTTAAATCGCCCAAATATGTTTCAAGAACCAGCCTACCAAAGTGTTTGCAACATCCCTAGCGGCCTTTGAGCAATACAATGCATTTATTCACACTTTATCGAACTATAAGGATCTTCAAAATGCGTAATTTAATTACCACCATACTTTTTCTCTCAAGCCTATTAGTTAGTACGGCAAGCTATGCAGGGCCTAAAGTAGAATTTAAAACAACTGCAGGTAATTTTGTTGTTGAGCTCGATTCAATTAAAGCGCCAAAGACCTCTGCCAATTTTCTAAATTATGTCAACAAGGGTTTTTATAACGGAACAATTTTTCATCGCGTTATCGATGGCTTTATGATTCAAGGCGGTGGATTTACGCCGGATTTGGTTCAAAAACCAACCGATGCACCAGTTGCTTCAGAGGCGCAAAATGGCTTAAAAAATCAAAGCTACACCATTGCCATGGCGCGCACTTCAGATCCCGACTCTGCAACGGCGCAATTTTTTATCAACGTCAAAGATAATGAAGCCCTCAATTATCCCAATGCGATGGGCAATGGCTACACCGTTTTTGGTAACGTCATTTCCGGCACTCAAACGATTGATGCTATTCGCAAAATACCCACAATGGTTGCATCATCTCCTAGGATGGGTCGTATGACTGATGTGCCCAGCAAAACGGTTTTAATTGAATCGGCGACAGTTCTGAAATAAGTTTAATACTCCAGCATCTTGACTCCCATGATGATCCTATTGGATGACGCCCAGAGTACTTCGGCAAATCCATCTAGCCGACTTTATCAAGAGGCAGATAGATGCTGGACCGTAGCATTAAGCTCAAATCATGAGGACAGCATCTTAGCGGTTAATCAGTGTCTTCAAGAAATACAGGAATCGCTCGATCAAGGTCAATACGTCGTAGCTGCTTTTGCCTATGAACTAGGCGTACTTCTTCAGAAAATACATACATCTCACTTAAGACAAGATCACTCTGAAAATCATCCGTTGATTCAGGCTTGGTCTTTTAGAAACTTTAAAACATTATCAAAACCAGCCGTGGATCAGCTTGTAAGTGATGAGCTAGCAAAACTGAGTGCTCAATCTCGTATATCGGGCATAGAAAATATCCGACTGTCCATCGATGAAAACCAATTTAATGCGGACATTGCGGCTATTCAAGAATACATTCGCAATGGTGATGTTTATCAAATTAATCATACTTATCGAATAACGGGCCAATGCTACGGTGATCCATTAGCGCTGTATGCAAGATTGCGTGATCGACAACCTGGAAGATTTGGCGCTTATATTGCCAATGGAAATCAATACCTCTTATCGCAATCACCTGAGTTATTTATTCAGCGCGAAGGTGATACATTTAAAGCGATGCCAATGAAAGGTACAGCAGATGCGCTGACTAATTCACCAAAAAAACTTGCCGAGGATGAAAAAAATCAAGCTGAAAATGTGATGATTGTGGATCTGCTTCGGAATGACTTGAGTCAAATCGCTTTGCCCGGCACTGTCGTCGTACCCCAATTATTTGAAGTAGCGAGATACGGTGACGTATTACAGATGACCTCAACCATTCAGGCGCAAGCAAGGCCCGGCCTCCATTTAAAGGATGTGCTATCTGCCGTATTTCCCTGTGGCTCGATTACTGGCGCCCCTAAAAAGCGCAGCATGGAGATCATTCAAGAGTTAGAAGCTGAAGATCGTGGCTACTATTGCGGCGCCTTGGGCTGGCTAGATCCTAGCGGAGACTTTGCATTTAGTGTCCCTATTCGCACAGTAGAGATAAATCATGATCAAAAAACGCATGTTGCATCATTGATTTTAGGCGTTGGTGCGGGCATCACCATTGACTCCAACGCAAAAGATGAATGGGAGGAGTGCCACATTAAATCTGCTTTTCTAAGCAAGCTTCCCAGCGAAGTGTCCTTATTCGAAACAATCTTGGTTAAAACCTTAACACCGCAATTTCTATTGGCTCACCTTGATCGCTTAAGCCACTCTGCATTTGCTCTAGGCATTCCATTTCGGCGGCAAGAAGCTGAAAAAGCAATCGCAGAAGCTTGCGTGAAATGTGATGCGCAATTGCAATATCGACTTAGATTGGATCTAGCAACGACTGGAATGATTCAATGTCGAACAGAAAAAGTACAAGTACTTGAAAATTCAGTCAAACTATTTTGGGCGGCGGACCTACTGAAGGATCCCACACAATCTGCTATGTTTTCAGGCAATCCTTTACTTAGACATAAAGTAGCGAATCGCCCTGCTTACGATGAGGCTTGGCGTGAGGCAGAGAGTCTAGGGGGTTTTGATGCCCTTTTCACCAATGAAAATGGCTTTGTTACCGAGGGTGGCCGCACAAATCTGTTTATCCAATCAAGCGATCGTAATCAATGGATTACCCCGCCTTTAAGCGCTGGTTTATTGCCAGGCGTAATGCGCTCCATCATCTTAAGTGACCCACAATGGCATGCCCATGAGGCCAACATTACTATTGAAGACGTAATGCAAGCTAAACGGATTATGCTTACTAATTCCTTGCGGGGTTGTATTCCCGCCCATTTTTAGAAAGCCTGCATGAAGTTTTGCTCCCAGTGTGCGGCCCCCATTACTGCAAAAATCCCAGCGGGTGACTCACGCGAGCGCCATGTTTGTGAATCCTGCGGAATAATCCATTATCAGAACCCACGTAATGTAGTGGGCACGATTCCTGTCTATGGCGATCAGATACTCTTATGCAGAAGAGCAATAGAGCCAAGGCATGGCTTTTGGACACTACCTGCTGGGTTTATGGAGCTAGGTGAAAGCACTGCAGCAGGGGCCGCAAGAGAAACTTTAGAAGAAGCCGGTGTGCGAGCTACGATTGGGCCGCTATATGCTCTTCTGAACGTACCTCATGCGGAGCAAGTACATCTCTTTTATTTGGCTAGTATGGCAACACCGGAATTTGAAGCTGGTGATGAAAGCCTAGAAGTGGCTCTTTTTCACGAACAGGAAATTCCATGGCAAGATCTGGCATTTCCAACGATCAAGCAAACTCTTGAATGGTTTTTTGCTGACCGTGCCGCCGGAATCTTCAATACACCACAAGAAATCAGTGTCCGCAGCCGAGATATTCTGTCAACAGAAAAAATTAAAGCGTAATTAGCTCAATGAGTAATGTCACCTGGTTAGGCGCGCAAGATCACTTCCCTAATCCACTTATTTGCCAAGATCCAGATCCAAGTGTTCCTGGCCTCATTGCTGTAAGCGAACGTATCTACCCAGGACAACTAGCGAAGGCATATCAACTAGGTATTTTTCCCTGGTATTCCGATAATCAACCGGTGTTGTGGTGGTCACCCAACCCACGCATGGTGCTTGAACCCAAAAATTTTAGATGTCATCATTCATTAAAAAAAACAATAAAGCAATTTATACAAGATCAAAATAAGTCTATTGTGGTTGACGATAATTTTGGTGCAGTACTTCGTTCATGCGCAATGACTAAGCGTAAGAATCAGGATGGCACTTGGATAACCCATGAAATTATGGATTCGTATACCCAACTCTATGAACAGGGTTGTGCCCACAGCATTTCGGTTATGGAACATGGCAGTCTTATTGGCGGCCTCTATTGCGTCTCTTTTGGCGGCATGGTTTTTGGAGAGTCTATGTTTAGCCATCATAGTGATGCATCCAAAATTGCGTTGGCAGCACTTTGTGCCTGGTGTGATCAGCATCAGGTAGAGTTGATTGATTGCCAGCAAGAGACCGCCCATCTGAGCTCATTAGGTGCTGCGCCGATTGCTCGAGAGCAATTTTTAGCCCATCTGCAAAAAGCCTTAAAGCAATCTAATATTGATATTCCTTGGGACTTTAATAAAGCAATTTTGCACCATTGGTTATGACTCGTATAAAAGAACTACCACTTACTGCTTTGCAATTTTATGCAACAGCGCCCTATCCCTGTAGTTACTTGCCTGGGAAAACGGCACGCTCACAGGTGGCAACGCCTTCGCACGTAATTCATGCGGATCTTTATGGTGAATTAGTAAATGCAGGCTTTCGTCGCAGTGGACTGTATACCTACAGACCATACTGTGATGAATGCAATGCATGCACAGCTACTCGTATTTTGGCTAAGCAATTTATACCTAATCGTAGCCAAAAAAGATCAAAGAAAAAACATGCTGGCTTAGTCGCCCGCATTCTTAATTTGGGTTACCAAGAGGAGCACTTTGCCCTCTACCACCAGTATCAAAAAGATCGTCATCCTAGCCAAGAAAGTAATCCAGATAACCAAGAGCAGTACCAGCAATTTTTATTACAAAGTCGCGTAAATTCTCGCATTGTTGAATTCCGTGACGGACCAAATGATGCTAACCCAGGTCAACTGCGCATGGTCAGCATGATTGATATTCTCGAGCAAGGAATTTCATCGGTTTATACCTTCTTCGATACCAGCGATTCTTCCACTAGTTATGGCAGCTACAGTATTTTGTGGCAAATTGAGCGGGCTATAGAGCTGACACTTCCCTACCTATACCTAGGCTACTACATTCAAGATAGTGAAAAAATGGCCTATAAAGCCAAGTTTCAGCCACTAGAGGGCTTAATTGATGATCAATGGCAGTCCATCATTGGGCCATAATATCGAATCATGATCGACAGTTACCCCCTCCTACGCCCTCTTCTATTTTCTTTGGATCCTGAGCTTGCCCACGACCTGTCGATGAGCGCCCTGGATCAGGCGCACCGTTGGGGTATGTTGAATTTATTTGCTCAGCAACCAGCACCTGACCCGCGCATAGTGTGTGGAATTTCCTTTCCTAACCCTGTTGGTTTAGCTGCTGGCCTAGATAAAGATGGTAAGCATATTGATGCACTCGGTGCACTGGGCTTTGGTTTTTTAGAAATCGGCACAGTCACACCTAAACCGCAGCCAGGTAATCCGAAGCCCCGTATGTTTAGATTGCCGCAAGCGCAAGCAATTATTAATCGCATGGGTTTTAACAATGATGGGGTTGATGCCTGTGTTGAGCGCGTCAGAAATTCTGCTTATTGGCAAAACGGCGGTATTGTGGGATTAAATATTGGCAAGAATGCCAGCACCCCTATTGAAAACGCAGCAGATGACTATGTCACAGCGATGCAATCGGTCTATAAAGTTGCTGCCTACATTACTGTCAATATTTCCTCTCCCAATACCCAAAATCTTCGAGCCTTACAAGGCGAGGAAATGTTGCGCACTTTGTTGAGCTCACTAGATATTGCCAGAGAAAAACTGTGTGACCAGCATGGGGTTCGCAAACCCTTGTTCCTCAAAATTGCACCCGATTTAGAGCCAAAAGATATCGACTTAATTGCCGACCTTTTATTGGAGTTTGGTATTGATGCCATCATTGCTACCAACACCACTATTGCCAGAGATGCTGTCAAAGGACTTCCTTACGCGCAAGAAACCGGGGGGCTCTCCGGTGCACCCGTTCGTCTACCCTCTACTAAAGTAATCGAGACACTGAAAACAAGGCTAGAGGGGAAAATTCCAATTATTGGGGTGGGTGGCATTTTGTCTGGAGTCGATGCCAAAGAAAAGATATCCGCAGGAGCAAGTTTGGTTCAAATCTACAGCGGCCTGATATACCGAGGTCCAAGACTCATTTCAGATTGCGCGAAGGCACTAAAAGCCCATTAATCACCCTCCTGACTCAGGCAATACAGCTTGATCATTTCATATTGTGCAATTTATAGAAAAATCGCTACAATTTAGTCTATGACTTTATCTAAAGTGGCAAAAGTACCAAAAACAACTGGAGAGGCCGGCAAAACAGCCATCCAGGTAATAGAGCGCATGATGAATTTGCTTGACGCCCTTGCTGTACACGAAGAATCCACTGGCCTTAAAAATCTTGCAGAAGAAACCCAGTTACACCCATCTACAGCGCACCGCATCTTAAATGACCTAGTGGCATGCAGATTAGTTGAGCGTGGCGATGGCGGTACCTATCGACTTGGCCTAAAGCTACTGGAGCTAGGAAACTTAGTTAAAGCAAGGCTCTCTGTGCGAGAGGCGGCTCAAGCACCAATGAGGGCGCTACATAAATTAACCGGCGAAACAATTAATCTATCGGTCCGTCAGGGAGATGAAATTGTTTATATCGATCGCGCCTATAGTGAACGTTCTGGCATGCAAGTGGTTCGTGCGATCGGTGGAAGAGCCCCACTCCACCTCACCTCAGTTGGTAAATTATTTTTAGCAAGTGATGATGTATCTCAGGTACGCGCCTATGTCACGCGTACTGGACTATCGGGACACACCAAAAACAGTATTACGGACTTATCAAAATTAGATATTGAGCTCAATCATGTCAAAAAAGATGGTCATGCACGCGATAATGAGGAGCTCGAACTGGGCGTTAGCTGTATAGCTGCTGAAATTTTTGACGATAGTGGTAAGTTAGTAGCAGGTCTCTCGCTGAGCTCGCCTACCGATCGCATTCAGTCCGAATGGCTGCGTCAGTTACAAGATACAGCAATACAAATCTCTAAAGGCATGGGCTATATACCCAAGCCCGCTATTGCCTAAGCCTACATTAATCTACGAATTGACTGTGGTTCACCGACGGGCATTCGCTCATACCACTCTTTAATTCGAACGGCATCTGCAAAGCGAGATTGCGTTCCAACCGAATCTAAGAAGACAAGTAATAGCGGCGTATTGTTTACTCTAGCCTGCATCACCAAACACCGGCCAGCTGCGTTAATAAATCCCGTCTTTTGGAGTCCGATATTCATATCGCCTGCACGTACTAAGCGATTCGTATTTAAAAATTTCTGCGGGCGATTAGAAATAATCATCGTTAGATCAGGCCAAGTTGAAAACTCGCGGATCATTTTATATTGATAGGAGGCGCCCAACATGCGGGTTAAGTCTTCCGCAGATGCTACGTTCTCACTCAATAAACCAGTAGGATCAGCGAAATGGGAGCGAGTCATCCCCAGCTCTTTAGCTTTGCGATTCATCGCATCAACAAATGCAGGAACACCTCCAGGGTAGTTTCTAGCAAGCGTATAGGCCGCACGATTCTCAGAGGACATCAATGCCAGTAACAGGGCCTCTTCTCTAGTCAGTACGGTACCGCCAGCAAGCCTAGAGCCACCATAGCTGTGTACGTCCTGAGCATTGATCACAATAGTTTCATCAAGCGGCATTTTAGAATCTAATACCACCATTGCTGTCATCAACTTGGTGATTGAGGCAATTGGCAAGCTGACAGAGGGGTTCTTCTCAAAATACACTTCTTTAGTGTCTTGATTAACTACCATGGCAACACTAGATTTCAGACTGAGATCGTCATGCTGTCCCCGTAAACCTAGAGCAGTGGCAAAGGACGGTCTGGCGGCAACAAGGGGTTCGGTAGTACGCGTAACCGTGACACGAACACGCTTTTGCTTCTTAGACGATTTTGCCGCTTGTTTAGAATCTACTTTACTAGCTGGTTTTGCAGCGGGCTTGCTTGATTTTGAATTTTGCGCCGTTGGATTAGCAGCCACTACTGAAATTGGAGTTAAGGCCAAAAGGGTGAGTACGGCAATAAAGCTAAAAGCCCAAAAACGATTCAAACTCATCCAAAATGCCTTCCCAAAATTTCAACACCCCTAATGATAGTGAACTTTTTCAATGCTAAGCACTTATTGGCAATGAAAATCGGAGGTAGCCCGAATTTAGTGACCCTACTACTCAGCAATAGTTGCCACGGTGCTTGATTGGCGGGCATTGACTAGCATCACGCCAAACATGGTGAGCGCTAGCCCAGCAACCATCAGTAAAGTAAAAGGCTCATCAAATAGCAACCATGCCATCACTGCCGTTGTTGGAGGCGTCAGATACAGCAGGCTTGTGACCTTGGTAGCCGCCCCCTTTCGGATCATCATGAACAACAGGCTGATCGATCCAATAGATAGGGGAAAGACAGCCCAAAGTAATGCGCCTACTACCGGCGCATTCCAGATCATGACGCCGGATTCGAAAAAATACATACAGAAAAAACACAGCACTGCAGAAATACTAAATTGAATAGATGAGCCTGCCCTAAGATCAAAAACAGGACAAAACTTCTTTTGATATAAGGTGCCAAAGGTAATGGAAAGTAATGCTGCAAAAGCAAGTACATAACTAGTTACAGGTATATGAGCAAAGCCAATTTTTTCCGCTACTACTAGTGCGACACCAGTAAACCCAAAGGCTAAGCCAATCCATTGCCTACTAGTGACCTTCTCAGAAATCCAGGCAGCAAACCAAGCCGTCAGAATTGGCTGAAGACCTACGATAATCGCTACCAGACCAGCAGTCATTCCAAGGCGAACTGCAAACCAAACACCCAGTAGATAGCCAAATTGAAGTAATGCCCCTGCTACGGCGATATGCCTGATTTGAGAGCGACTCGGCCAGCTAATGCGCCAAATGAGACTGAGGCAAGCCATTGCCATTAAGACCCCAATAAAACGCCAAAACAAAAAGGTTGCTGGCTCCACATAGGGCATTGCCAAGCGAGCGATGATAAAACCGGTACTCCAGATCAGGACAAAAAATGGGGCAATCAGGTTATCCAGCTTCAAATGCATAAGGTATTCATTAAATAGGGAGAAAATTAATCTTGCATTACCAATATTGGCGATGTTGGTAATTTTAGGCTTATTCAGTCGCATAGCTCAATATTTAGCCCAATTGTGACCTTTTATTGCTTAGCAGCAATACAGCGGTAGCGCAATATATAAATTTGTCGGTAGTATTAGGGGGAAGATTTATGAAGATATGCCGGGAATCCACCAGAAAGCGATTGAGATGAATCTAACACCAGAACAAATGGCTGCAGCTCAAAAGGCAAATTTAGAAACCTTGTCCAGCCTCACCAAGCAAGCACTGCAGAGCATCGAAAAGCTAGTAGAGCTCAATATGCAAATTGCCAAACAAAGCTTGGGTGAGAGCATGTCGAGCGCGAAGAAAGCATTGGAGGTAAAGGATATTCAGCAGTTACTCGCCCATCAAGCAGAAGCTGTTCAACCGATGGCTGAAAAAATCATGGCATACAGTCGACACCTATACGAGCTAGCGCATGACACTCAAGAAACCTTTACAAAATCTGCTGAAAAAGAATTGCAAGCTGGGCAACAAAAAATCAATTCCTTAGTTGAAGATTGGACTAAAAATGCACCAACAGGATCTGATGCTGCTGTCCAGGTGATGAAACAGGCGATTGCTTCTGCTAATACCGCTTTCGAAACTAGTCAGAAAGCGATTAAACAAGCCGTTCAACTAAGCAAAGGTAACCTGACCACTGCAACTGACTCCGCGATGAATATGGTGAAAACTGCTACAAAGGGTTCAAAGAAATAAAAAACTAGTCGCCCTAGTTGCCACTCAAAATAAAAGCCCAGATCACTGGGCTTTTATTTATTTCTGCTCAGCAGTGCAGCAGTTCCATCTCCGGCTTAATGCTTCTTCTTTACCGGTGGCAGGTCAGTGCAATGGCCACTAGCTGCTTCAGCAGCTAAGCCAACAGACTCACCTAAGGTCGGATGCGGATGGATGGTCTTACCCATATCAATGGCATCAGCACCCATCTCAATAGCCAGACAAACCTCACCAATCAAGTCGCCTGCATGGGTGCCAACAATGCCGCCCCCAATAATGCGTTTGCTTGTTGCGTCGAAAATTAACTTCGTAAAGCCTTCATCACGACCGTTGGCAATTGCTCTTCCACTAGCCGCCCAAGGGAACAATCCTTTTTCATAAGCAATACCTTGCGATTTACATTGCTCCTCGGTCAGGCCTGCCCAAGCTACCTCAGGATCGGTGTAAGCCACCGATGGAATTTGCTTTGCATCGAAATACGATTTCTGGCCAGCTGCAGCTTCTGCGGCAACATGACCTTCATGAACCGCTTTATGCGCCAACATCGGCTGCCCAACAATGTCACCAATAGCAAAAATATGCGGCGCATTAGTGCGCATTTGATTATCAACATGAATAAAACCGCGCTCATCAACCGCAACACCAGCAGCAACAGCATTAATCTTTTTGCCATTAGGCGTACGCCCTACTGCAACCAATACCAGATCATAAGTTTTTGGTTCCTTAGGAGCATTCTCACCCTCAAAACTCACTTGTATGCCGTCCGCTTTTACCTCTGCTTTTGAGGCACGGGTTTTTAACATAATGTTTTCGAAACGGCCGGCGTTAAATTTCTCCCACACCTTTTCCAAGTCTCGATCAGCGCCGGCCATCAAGCCGTCCATCATTTCTGCGATATCTATACTGGAGCCTAAGGTGCTGTAGACCGTAGCCATCTCTAAGCCAACAATGCCACCGCCAATGACTAGCATGCGCTTAGGAATGCTCTTGAGTAATAAAGCGCCGGTGCTATCTACAACCCGAGGATCTACAGGTAAAAATGGCAACTTCACAGGCTGGCTACCAGCTGCAATGATGGACTTCTGAAAATGAATGACTTCTTTCTGACCCGTGAGCTCTTGTCCATCACCAGAAGTTAATTGAACTTCAACATGATTCGCATCTAAAAAATGCCCGAGACCACGAACTACTTTTACTTTTCTTGCCTTGGCCATACCAGCCAAACCACCAGTAAGCTTACCAATGACAGAATCTTTGTAAGCACGCAACTGATCAAGCTCGATCTTTGGAGCTCCAAAAGTAATGCCATGCTTAGCCATTGTCTTGACTTCGTCCATCACTGCCGTAGTGTGCAGCAATGCCTTAGATGGAATGCAACCTACATTCAAGCAAACCCCGCCTAAGGTAGCGAAGCGCTCAATGATGATCGTATTCATACCTAAGTCAGCGCTACGAAAGGCTGCGCTGTAACCACCGGGGCCAGCACCTAATACAAGAACCTCGCATTCGTGATCAACCTTACCGCTGTATTGACCAGCAGTAGGAGCGCTCATCACTGGTGAATCTACTTTGGCAATTGGGGCTGCCTCTGCTACAGGAGTTGGGGCTGTCGCTGGAGCTGAGCTCGAAGAAACTGCTTCAATTTCACAAACGATGCTCCCTTTACCCACTTTATCGCCCGTCTTCACTGCAATACTGATGACTGTACCAGCGGCATCAGATGGAATCTCCATCGTCGCCTTGTCTGACTCTAGTACTAGCAGAGGCTGCTCTTTTGCTATGACGTCGCCTACTTTAATTAAAACTTCAATTACTGGGACATCTGCATTGTCACCAATATCTGGAACTAGGATGGATAGCTTAGCCATGATGTCTCCTTAAAGCGCTGCACGACGGAAGTCGGACATAAGCTGAGCGATATACACATTAAATCGAGTTGCAAGGGCGCCATCAATCACTCGGTGATCCGCACTCAAGGATAGGGGGCAGATCAAGCGTGGCACAAACTGCTTACCATCCCAAACGGGCTTCATAGCAGCCTTGCTGACACCTAAGATTGCCACTTCGGGTGCATTCACAATGGGAGAGAAATACGTCCCGCCAATACCGCCTAAAGAGGATATGGTGAAACTAGCCCCTTGCATTTGATCTGGCTTCAGTTTTCCGTCACGGGCTAGGGCGGCCAACTCCGAAGTCTCACGAGCAAGCTCAACAATCCCTTTTTTATCTGCATCACGAATAACCGGCACTACTAAACCATTG from Polynucleobacter sp. TUM22923 encodes:
- the aat gene encoding leucyl/phenylalanyl-tRNA--protein transferase, giving the protein MSNVTWLGAQDHFPNPLICQDPDPSVPGLIAVSERIYPGQLAKAYQLGIFPWYSDNQPVLWWSPNPRMVLEPKNFRCHHSLKKTIKQFIQDQNKSIVVDDNFGAVLRSCAMTKRKNQDGTWITHEIMDSYTQLYEQGCAHSISVMEHGSLIGGLYCVSFGGMVFGESMFSHHSDASKIALAALCAWCDQHQVELIDCQQETAHLSSLGAAPIAREQFLAHLQKALKQSNIDIPWDFNKAILHHWL
- a CDS encoding arginyltransferase, with amino-acid sequence MTRIKELPLTALQFYATAPYPCSYLPGKTARSQVATPSHVIHADLYGELVNAGFRRSGLYTYRPYCDECNACTATRILAKQFIPNRSQKRSKKKHAGLVARILNLGYQEEHFALYHQYQKDRHPSQESNPDNQEQYQQFLLQSRVNSRIVEFRDGPNDANPGQLRMVSMIDILEQGISSVYTFFDTSDSSTSYGSYSILWQIERAIELTLPYLYLGYYIQDSEKMAYKAKFQPLEGLIDDQWQSIIGP
- a CDS encoding peptidylprolyl isomerase, whose amino-acid sequence is MRNLITTILFLSSLLVSTASYAGPKVEFKTTAGNFVVELDSIKAPKTSANFLNYVNKGFYNGTIFHRVIDGFMIQGGGFTPDLVQKPTDAPVASEAQNGLKNQSYTIAMARTSDPDSATAQFFINVKDNEALNYPNAMGNGYTVFGNVISGTQTIDAIRKIPTMVASSPRMGRMTDVPSKTVLIESATVLK
- a CDS encoding DsbA family protein, which produces MMPTKDVNEIIKAVFYYDIISPYTYLYIHQRRRLEERLAIEPIPILLGGLLRATDNRGPGEVAAKRPHTYQHCIWLAEKLGIPLQFPEHHPFQTVAAQRLLTQLGANWSMVEKAFEYVWVLGKDPNLSWPEFCEHLGIDFATPKPDSPQIKAQLMANTEQARCNGAFGVPALVFNGHCFWGLDTIDWALEYLNRPNMFQEPAYQSVCNIPSGL
- a CDS encoding IclR family transcriptional regulator, whose translation is MTLSKVAKVPKTTGEAGKTAIQVIERMMNLLDALAVHEESTGLKNLAEETQLHPSTAHRILNDLVACRLVERGDGGTYRLGLKLLELGNLVKARLSVREAAQAPMRALHKLTGETINLSVRQGDEIVYIDRAYSERSGMQVVRAIGGRAPLHLTSVGKLFLASDDVSQVRAYVTRTGLSGHTKNSITDLSKLDIELNHVKKDGHARDNEELELGVSCIAAEIFDDSGKLVAGLSLSSPTDRIQSEWLRQLQDTAIQISKGMGYIPKPAIA
- a CDS encoding quinone-dependent dihydroorotate dehydrogenase, which translates into the protein MIDSYPLLRPLLFSLDPELAHDLSMSALDQAHRWGMLNLFAQQPAPDPRIVCGISFPNPVGLAAGLDKDGKHIDALGALGFGFLEIGTVTPKPQPGNPKPRMFRLPQAQAIINRMGFNNDGVDACVERVRNSAYWQNGGIVGLNIGKNASTPIENAADDYVTAMQSVYKVAAYITVNISSPNTQNLRALQGEEMLRTLLSSLDIAREKLCDQHGVRKPLFLKIAPDLEPKDIDLIADLLLEFGIDAIIATNTTIARDAVKGLPYAQETGGLSGAPVRLPSTKVIETLKTRLEGKIPIIGVGGILSGVDAKEKISAGASLVQIYSGLIYRGPRLISDCAKALKAH
- a CDS encoding NUDIX hydrolase, encoding MKFCSQCAAPITAKIPAGDSRERHVCESCGIIHYQNPRNVVGTIPVYGDQILLCRRAIEPRHGFWTLPAGFMELGESTAAGAARETLEEAGVRATIGPLYALLNVPHAEQVHLFYLASMATPEFEAGDESLEVALFHEQEIPWQDLAFPTIKQTLEWFFADRAAGIFNTPQEISVRSRDILSTEKIKA
- a CDS encoding bifunctional chorismate-binding protein/class IV aminotransferase encodes the protein MMILLDDAQSTSANPSSRLYQEADRCWTVALSSNHEDSILAVNQCLQEIQESLDQGQYVVAAFAYELGVLLQKIHTSHLRQDHSENHPLIQAWSFRNFKTLSKPAVDQLVSDELAKLSAQSRISGIENIRLSIDENQFNADIAAIQEYIRNGDVYQINHTYRITGQCYGDPLALYARLRDRQPGRFGAYIANGNQYLLSQSPELFIQREGDTFKAMPMKGTADALTNSPKKLAEDEKNQAENVMIVDLLRNDLSQIALPGTVVVPQLFEVARYGDVLQMTSTIQAQARPGLHLKDVLSAVFPCGSITGAPKKRSMEIIQELEAEDRGYYCGALGWLDPSGDFAFSVPIRTVEINHDQKTHVASLILGVGAGITIDSNAKDEWEECHIKSAFLSKLPSEVSLFETILVKTLTPQFLLAHLDRLSHSAFALGIPFRRQEAEKAIAEACVKCDAQLQYRLRLDLATTGMIQCRTEKVQVLENSVKLFWAADLLKDPTQSAMFSGNPLLRHKVANRPAYDEAWREAESLGGFDALFTNENGFVTEGGRTNLFIQSSDRNQWITPPLSAGLLPGVMRSIILSDPQWHAHEANITIEDVMQAKRIMLTNSLRGCIPAHF
- a CDS encoding serine hydrolase, translating into MSLNRFWAFSFIAVLTLLALTPISVVAANPTAQNSKSSKPAAKPASKVDSKQAAKSSKKQKRVRVTVTRTTEPLVAARPSFATALGLRGQHDDLSLKSSVAMVVNQDTKEVYFEKNPSVSLPIASITKLMTAMVVLDSKMPLDETIVINAQDVHSYGGSRLAGGTVLTREEALLLALMSSENRAAYTLARNYPGGVPAFVDAMNRKAKELGMTRSHFADPTGLLSENVASAEDLTRMLGASYQYKMIREFSTWPDLTMIISNRPQKFLNTNRLVRAGDMNIGLQKTGFINAAGRCLVMQARVNNTPLLLVFLDSVGTQSRFADAVRIKEWYERMPVGEPQSIRRLM